The Chryseobacterium nakagawai genome has a segment encoding these proteins:
- a CDS encoding YkgJ family cysteine cluster protein, whose translation MNLDFYKKQALQKQKEHKKFLDGLKKKPPKNLDYIVQETHDEVFDEIDCLQCANCCKTTGPLYTEKDIERIAKHLRMKSADFETKFLRVDEDNDKVLQNLPCFFLNDDNTCSIYEVRPKACREYPHTDRKKIYQINNLMLKNTVICPAAFEFVEKMMKNVGK comes from the coding sequence ATGAATTTAGATTTTTATAAAAAGCAAGCTTTACAAAAGCAGAAAGAACATAAAAAATTTCTGGACGGATTAAAGAAAAAACCGCCCAAAAATCTCGATTATATAGTACAGGAGACTCATGATGAAGTTTTTGATGAAATAGACTGTTTGCAGTGTGCCAATTGCTGTAAAACCACAGGACCATTATATACTGAGAAGGATATTGAGCGTATTGCCAAACACCTGCGTATGAAATCAGCTGATTTTGAAACTAAGTTCTTAAGAGTGGATGAAGACAATGACAAAGTGCTACAGAACCTTCCGTGTTTTTTTCTGAATGATGACAATACCTGTTCTATCTATGAAGTAAGACCAAAAGCCTGCAGAGAATATCCTCATACTGATCGTAAAAAAATTTACCAGATCAATAATCTGATGTTGAAAAATACGGTGATTTGTCCTGCCGCTTTTGAGTTTGTGGAGAAAATGATGAAGAATGTCGGAAAATAA